The Pseudofrankia inefficax genome window below encodes:
- a CDS encoding TerD family protein, with amino-acid sequence MAGVLSKGANAPLPTPDVRVEISSSTPLDIAALLVTASGRVRSDADFVFYNQPSGPGVRLRPPSTLEFSLQAVPPDIDKVVVTGSLDGSGPPTFAAVNGLSVAVLASQGGAEIARFDPSDLRTETALIMVELYRRAGSWKVRAVGQGYASGLAGIATDFGISVDSDAPAAAPQAPPAPPTPAPPPPQPLTRPSAPAAPPAPAGGPGRWGEGDYEAPTQLVRPDQPPTPASPSSRGAATGPPPGGPAQGQPPASPQWGPPPTAQPQYGQQPPRAPQPPPGGQPQPQGPPQWGPPPGQPGQWGAPPPPGAQPGQWAGQSGQQWAPPAGAPVNPAWGAPQPGQPGGPPAGGQWGPPPGQPPMDKAWGPPAAGVNLDKGRVSLRKGEAVSLVKTGAPPLTRVRMALGWDPAAQGKDIDLDASCILYDAHGKDVDRVWFMSKKGAKGAVRHSGDNLTGAGEGDDETIFVDLGALPPTVIALVFTVNSFAGQPFTDVRRAYCRLIDDLTSQELVRFDLSDSKRSTGLVMCKVQRVPNTPVWSMTAIGEFHDGKTVRAMIEPARRYL; translated from the coding sequence ATGGCTGGGGTGCTGAGCAAGGGGGCGAACGCGCCGCTGCCGACGCCTGACGTGCGGGTGGAGATCTCCTCGTCGACGCCGCTGGACATCGCCGCGCTGCTCGTCACCGCGTCCGGGCGGGTCCGCTCGGACGCCGACTTCGTCTTCTACAACCAGCCCAGCGGCCCCGGGGTACGGCTGCGACCGCCGTCGACGCTGGAATTCTCGCTCCAGGCGGTGCCGCCGGACATCGACAAGGTGGTCGTGACGGGCAGCCTGGATGGCTCGGGGCCGCCGACCTTCGCCGCGGTGAACGGGCTGAGCGTCGCGGTGCTCGCCAGCCAGGGCGGCGCCGAGATCGCCCGCTTCGACCCGTCCGACCTGCGGACTGAGACCGCCCTCATCATGGTCGAGCTCTACCGTCGCGCGGGTAGCTGGAAGGTGCGCGCGGTCGGCCAGGGCTATGCGTCCGGGCTCGCGGGTATCGCCACCGACTTCGGCATCAGCGTCGACAGCGACGCCCCCGCGGCCGCGCCGCAGGCTCCGCCCGCGCCGCCGACCCCAGCGCCCCCGCCGCCGCAGCCTCTGACGCGCCCGAGCGCGCCGGCGGCGCCGCCCGCCCCGGCAGGTGGGCCGGGACGGTGGGGCGAGGGCGACTACGAGGCTCCGACCCAGCTGGTCCGGCCGGACCAGCCGCCGACTCCCGCCTCCCCGTCGTCGCGTGGCGCGGCCACCGGGCCGCCGCCCGGCGGACCGGCGCAGGGCCAGCCGCCTGCGTCGCCGCAGTGGGGTCCCCCGCCGACCGCCCAGCCGCAGTACGGGCAGCAGCCGCCGCGGGCGCCGCAGCCGCCGCCGGGGGGTCAGCCGCAGCCGCAGGGCCCGCCGCAGTGGGGCCCGCCGCCCGGCCAGCCGGGCCAGTGGGGCGCACCGCCCCCGCCCGGGGCGCAGCCGGGCCAGTGGGCCGGCCAGTCGGGGCAGCAGTGGGCGCCTCCCGCCGGGGCGCCGGTGAACCCGGCCTGGGGCGCGCCGCAGCCCGGGCAGCCGGGGGGACCGCCCGCCGGCGGTCAGTGGGGCCCGCCGCCCGGTCAGCCGCCCATGGACAAGGCCTGGGGACCGCCGGCCGCCGGGGTCAACCTCGACAAGGGGCGCGTGTCGCTGCGCAAGGGCGAGGCTGTCTCGCTGGTCAAGACCGGCGCTCCGCCGCTGACCCGGGTCCGGATGGCGCTTGGCTGGGATCCGGCCGCGCAGGGCAAGGACATCGACCTGGACGCGTCCTGCATCCTCTACGACGCGCACGGCAAGGACGTCGACCGCGTCTGGTTCATGTCCAAGAAGGGCGCGAAGGGCGCCGTGCGGCACTCCGGTGACAACCTCACCGGGGCGGGCGAGGGCGACGACGAGACGATCTTCGTCGACCTCGGGGCGCTGCCGCCGACGGTGATCGCGCTGGTCTTCACCGTGAACAGCTTCGCGGGCCAGCCGTTCACCGACGTCCGGCGGGCCTACTGCCGGCTGATCGACGACCTGACCAGCCAGGAGCTGGTCCGGTTCGACCTGTCGGACTCCAAGCGGTCCACCGGCCTGGTGATGTGCAAGGTCCAGCGGGTGCCGAACACGCCGGTGTGGTCGATGACCGCGATCGGCGAGTTCCACGACGGCAAGACGGTCCGCGCCATGATCGAACCGGCCCGCCGGTATCTCTGA
- a CDS encoding PHP domain-containing protein, which translates to MAGIDLHTHSTASDGLLAPAALVAAAAGAGVGVLALTDHDTTAGVAEAEAALRPGMTLIPGAEISCEVRVDDGRVISLHVLAYLFDPAEPEFVAMRRRVRESRDSRARRMVELMVADGLPVSWEQVQARARGTVGRPHVAGALLEAGLISDLDEAFGPKWIGSRGPYHARKDQPDVAEALRLIHGAGGVSVFAHPYAAARGPIIGPDTIEYMASLGLGGVEVDHPDHEPAARDRLRDLAASLGLLTTGSSDFHGTREGPGRGLGAHSTGPDVLAEIIDRASGDTPRSA; encoded by the coding sequence TTGGCGGGCATCGACCTGCACACCCACTCCACCGCGTCCGACGGGCTGTTGGCGCCCGCGGCGCTCGTGGCCGCGGCGGCCGGTGCCGGGGTCGGCGTTCTCGCGCTGACCGACCACGACACGACCGCGGGGGTCGCCGAGGCCGAGGCCGCGCTGCGGCCCGGGATGACCCTGATACCGGGCGCGGAGATCTCGTGCGAGGTGCGGGTCGACGACGGCCGGGTGATCAGCCTGCACGTGCTCGCGTACCTGTTCGACCCCGCGGAGCCGGAGTTCGTCGCGATGCGGCGGCGGGTGCGGGAAAGTCGGGATTCCCGGGCCCGGCGGATGGTGGAGCTGATGGTCGCCGACGGGCTGCCCGTGAGCTGGGAACAGGTCCAGGCCCGGGCGCGGGGAACGGTCGGGCGGCCGCACGTCGCCGGCGCGCTGCTCGAGGCGGGGCTGATCTCCGACCTCGACGAGGCGTTCGGGCCGAAGTGGATCGGCAGCCGGGGCCCCTACCACGCGCGCAAGGACCAGCCGGACGTCGCCGAGGCGCTTCGGTTGATCCATGGCGCCGGCGGGGTGAGCGTCTTCGCGCACCCCTACGCGGCCGCCCGGGGCCCGATCATCGGGCCGGACACGATCGAGTACATGGCGTCGCTGGGCCTCGGCGGCGTGGAGGTCGACCACCCCGACCACGAACCGGCGGCACGGGATCGACTGCGGGACCTCGCGGCCAGCCTCGGCCTGCTGACGACCGGTTCGAGCGACTTCCACGGCACCCGCGAAGGGCCGGGCCGCGGCCTCGGCGCCCACAGCACCGGCCCCGACGTACTCGCCGAGATCATCGACCGCGCCTCCGGTGACACTCCGCGCTCGGCCTGA
- a CDS encoding acyl-CoA dehydrogenase family protein: MGRIAQTDGLTEIQADILAAVRTFVDKEILPHATELEHKDEYPAEIVEQMKEMGLFGITIPEEYGGLGESLLTYALVVEEIARGWMSVSGVINTHFIVAYLLLQHGSDEQKARLLPKMATGEVRGAFSMSEPGCGSDVSAITTRAARDGEDYVINGQKMWLTNGAQSGVVATLVKTDEGADSVYRNMTTFLLEKEPGFGTTGGLTIPGKLEKMGYKGVETTEMVLDNHRVPASAILGGPEKTGKGFYQMMDGVEVGRVNVAARACGIMIRAFELAIAYAQQRKTFGHPIADHQAIAFKLAEMATKIEAGHLMMVNAARKKDRGERNDVEAGMAKFLASEYCYEVTTEAFRIHGGYGYSKEYEIERLFREAPFMLIGEGTSEVQKRIISRALLRDYKLAQ, encoded by the coding sequence ATGGGCAGGATCGCGCAGACCGACGGTCTCACGGAGATTCAGGCCGACATACTCGCGGCGGTCCGCACCTTTGTGGACAAGGAGATTCTGCCGCACGCCACGGAACTCGAGCACAAGGACGAGTACCCGGCCGAGATCGTCGAGCAGATGAAGGAGATGGGCCTCTTCGGGATCACGATCCCGGAGGAGTACGGCGGCCTCGGTGAGTCCCTGCTCACCTACGCGCTGGTGGTCGAGGAGATCGCCCGCGGCTGGATGAGCGTCTCCGGCGTCATCAACACGCACTTCATCGTCGCGTACCTGCTGCTCCAGCACGGCTCTGACGAACAGAAGGCCCGGCTGCTGCCGAAGATGGCCACCGGCGAGGTCCGCGGCGCGTTCTCGATGAGCGAGCCCGGCTGCGGCTCGGACGTCTCGGCGATCACGACCCGGGCCGCCCGGGACGGCGAGGACTACGTCATCAACGGCCAGAAGATGTGGCTGACGAACGGCGCCCAGTCCGGGGTCGTCGCCACTCTGGTGAAGACCGACGAGGGCGCAGACTCGGTCTACCGGAACATGACGACGTTCCTGCTGGAGAAGGAGCCAGGTTTCGGCACCACGGGCGGCCTGACCATTCCCGGCAAACTCGAGAAGATGGGCTACAAGGGCGTCGAGACCACCGAGATGGTCCTCGACAACCACCGGGTGCCGGCCAGCGCGATCCTCGGCGGCCCGGAGAAGACCGGCAAGGGCTTCTACCAGATGATGGACGGCGTCGAGGTCGGCCGCGTCAACGTCGCCGCCCGGGCCTGCGGGATCATGATCCGCGCGTTCGAGCTGGCCATCGCCTACGCGCAGCAGCGCAAGACCTTCGGCCACCCGATCGCCGACCACCAGGCCATCGCCTTCAAGCTCGCCGAGATGGCGACGAAGATCGAGGCCGGCCACCTGATGATGGTGAACGCCGCCCGCAAGAAGGACCGCGGCGAGCGCAACGACGTCGAGGCCGGCATGGCGAAGTTCCTGGCCAGCGAGTACTGCTACGAGGTCACCACCGAGGCGTTCCGGATCCACGGCGGCTACGGCTACTCGAAGGAGTACGAGATCGAGCGGCTGTTCCGCGAGGCGCCCTTCATGCTGATCGGCGAGGGCACCTCCGAGGTCCAGAAGCGCATCATCAGCCGGGCGCTCCTGCGCGACTACAAGCTGGCCCAGTAG
- a CDS encoding HpcH/HpaI aldolase/citrate lyase family protein → MSLRPRRSCLAVPGSSTKMLGKAQGLPADQIFCDLEDSVAPGAKEAARGNVVAALNEGDWTGKTRVVRVNDLTTKWTYRDVITVVEGAGQNLDCIMLPKVQTAAQVQWLDLLLSQIEQVMGFEVGRIGIEAQIENALGLSNVKDIAFASDRIETIIFGPADFMASMNMPSLVVGALNPDYPGDPFHYPLFKIVEAARARGVQAIDGPFLQIRDVDAFRSVAKKSAALGYDGKWVLHPGQIDAANEVYRPRQEDYDHAELILDAYAWHTSEAGGHRGAVMLGDEMIDEASAKMAQVIAGKGRAAGMQRTKKFEPPAQ, encoded by the coding sequence ATGTCGCTACGTCCCCGCCGCTCCTGCCTAGCGGTTCCTGGCTCGTCGACCAAGATGCTCGGCAAGGCTCAGGGCCTGCCCGCGGACCAGATCTTTTGTGACCTGGAGGACTCCGTTGCTCCGGGCGCGAAGGAGGCGGCCCGCGGCAATGTCGTGGCCGCGCTGAACGAGGGCGACTGGACCGGCAAGACCCGAGTTGTCCGGGTCAATGACCTGACCACGAAGTGGACCTACCGCGACGTCATCACCGTCGTCGAGGGTGCCGGGCAGAACCTCGACTGCATCATGCTGCCGAAGGTGCAGACCGCCGCTCAGGTGCAGTGGCTGGACCTGCTGCTCAGCCAGATCGAGCAGGTGATGGGGTTCGAGGTCGGCCGTATCGGCATCGAGGCGCAGATCGAGAACGCGCTCGGCCTGTCCAACGTCAAGGACATCGCATTCGCGAGCGACCGCATCGAGACCATCATCTTCGGTCCGGCCGACTTCATGGCGTCCATGAACATGCCGTCCCTCGTCGTGGGTGCGCTGAACCCTGACTATCCGGGCGACCCGTTCCACTACCCGCTCTTCAAGATTGTCGAGGCGGCCCGCGCCCGCGGCGTGCAGGCCATCGACGGGCCGTTCCTCCAGATCCGTGACGTGGACGCGTTCCGGTCGGTGGCGAAGAAGTCCGCCGCGCTCGGCTACGACGGCAAGTGGGTGCTGCACCCCGGCCAGATCGACGCGGCGAACGAGGTCTACCGGCCCCGCCAGGAGGACTACGACCACGCCGAACTGATCCTCGACGCGTACGCCTGGCACACCTCGGAGGCCGGTGGCCACCGCGGCGCCGTCATGCTCGGCGACGAGATGATCGACGAGGCCAGCGCGAAGATGGCTCAGGTCATCGCCGGCAAGGGCCGCGCCGCGGGCATGCAGCGCACCAAGAAGTTCGAGCCGCCGGCCCAGTAA
- a CDS encoding magnesium transporter MgtE N-terminal domain-containing protein, producing MTATGAQRTPAPVRVYCRRLHGLLVLDPNGDQVGRVRDVVVTLRPGHAAPRVLGLAVDVQHRPIFVAMGRVTGVESGAVILSSARLSWRRFAQRAGETLVLGELLDRRVTEVSSGKEVTVVDAAIAPIRSGEWILDQVAVRVGRGRRGDMRTVGWDEVSGFSLQEDGQGAANLLAAFEKLRPADLASMLHDLSHKRRAEVAAALDDERLADVLEELPEDEQVELLGGLAEDRAADVLEAMGPDDAADLLGELPAEDAERLLRLMDPEEAGPVRQLLRYADDTAGGLMTSEPVILAPNASVAEALARVRAPELSPALAAQVYVVRPPYETPTGRYLGLAHFQRLLREPPATLIGAVIDADVRPLRPDTHLAEVTRHLASYNLVAAPVLDDAGRLVGVVTVDDVLDHLLPPDWRERQLDDDVEHRAAEEATTLDDDFDDFGRSDDPERDRAQLAGDPPPDEPGPDGPGVERADLEPEDGDPGR from the coding sequence GTGACGGCGACCGGGGCACAGCGCACGCCGGCGCCGGTCCGGGTCTACTGCCGGCGGCTGCACGGGCTGCTGGTGCTTGACCCCAACGGCGACCAGGTCGGCCGCGTCCGTGATGTGGTCGTCACGCTACGCCCTGGCCACGCCGCGCCCCGCGTACTCGGCCTGGCCGTGGACGTGCAGCATCGGCCGATCTTCGTGGCGATGGGCCGGGTGACCGGTGTCGAGTCCGGAGCCGTGATCCTGTCGTCGGCGCGGCTGAGCTGGCGGCGGTTCGCCCAGCGCGCCGGCGAGACCCTCGTCCTCGGCGAGCTGCTCGACCGCCGGGTCACCGAGGTCTCCAGCGGCAAGGAGGTCACGGTCGTCGACGCGGCGATCGCGCCGATCCGCAGCGGCGAGTGGATCCTCGATCAGGTGGCCGTCCGGGTCGGCCGCGGCCGGCGCGGCGACATGCGCACCGTCGGCTGGGACGAGGTCAGCGGGTTCTCGCTGCAGGAGGACGGCCAGGGCGCGGCGAACCTGCTCGCCGCGTTCGAGAAGCTGCGCCCGGCCGACCTCGCGTCGATGCTGCACGACCTGTCCCACAAACGGCGGGCGGAGGTCGCGGCGGCACTGGACGACGAGCGGCTCGCCGACGTCCTGGAGGAGTTGCCCGAGGACGAGCAGGTCGAACTGCTCGGCGGGCTGGCCGAGGACCGGGCCGCCGACGTGCTGGAGGCGATGGGCCCGGACGACGCCGCCGACCTGCTCGGCGAGCTGCCCGCCGAGGACGCCGAGCGGCTGCTGCGCCTGATGGATCCGGAGGAGGCAGGGCCGGTCCGCCAGCTCCTGCGCTACGCCGACGACACCGCGGGCGGCCTGATGACCAGCGAGCCGGTGATCCTCGCGCCGAACGCCAGCGTCGCCGAGGCGCTCGCCCGGGTGCGCGCGCCGGAGCTCTCCCCGGCCCTCGCCGCCCAGGTCTACGTGGTCCGGCCGCCGTATGAGACGCCGACCGGGCGCTACCTGGGGCTGGCCCACTTCCAGCGGCTGCTGCGCGAGCCCCCGGCGACGCTGATCGGCGCGGTGATCGACGCGGACGTCCGGCCACTGCGGCCGGACACCCACCTCGCCGAGGTCACCCGGCACCTGGCGTCCTACAACCTGGTCGCGGCGCCCGTGCTCGACGACGCCGGCCGGCTGGTCGGTGTCGTCACCGTCGACGACGTCCTCGACCACCTCCTCCCGCCGGACTGGCGGGAGCGGCAGCTCGACGACGACGTCGAGCACCGCGCGGCCGAGGAGGCCACGACCCTCGACGACGACTTCGACGACTTCGGCCGGAGCGACGATCCGGAGCGGGACAGGGCCCAGCTCGCGGGGGACCCGCCGCCGGACGAGCCGGGCCCGGACGGGCCCGGCGTCGAGCGTGCGGATCTCGAACCGGAGGACGGGGACCCGGGCCGCTAG